The Oncorhynchus gorbuscha isolate QuinsamMale2020 ecotype Even-year unplaced genomic scaffold, OgorEven_v1.0 Un_scaffold_3648, whole genome shotgun sequence genome has a segment encoding these proteins:
- the LOC124028029 gene encoding periphilin-1-like, which translates to MAYRRDRNMRDVYDERFLPDRPAPYPRSAVAGPVERRPAGFGRPDEEYNRGFEYDGPRFYPNGGPRGYHGEDQRGYHGDSLHFPNERRGIPPSRRPEEPYPYPSRPPPREDPHTTRQMEFSSGRAVPPPPSVRAQGMYPAPRSLSAVVPEGDDTLMQAILNLDRGRKGPVSPESRRPPSPHSRSGSTVSRSYSPDRAKGLPTPPSRKGVRSFVRVGCL; encoded by the exons A TGGCCTAcaggagagacagaaacatgagGGATGTCTACGATGAACGCTTCCTACCAGACAGACCG GCCCCATATCCCAGATCAGCTGTAGCAGGGCCTGTAGAGAGGAGGCCGGCTGGTTTCGGAAGGCCAGACGAGGAGTACAATCGAGGGTTTGAGTATGACGGGCCTCGCTTTTATCCAAATGGAGGCCCTCGAGGTTACCATGGCGAGGATCAAAGAGGCTACCATGGCGACAGCCTTCATTTTCCTAATGAGCGCAGAGGTATCCCACCTTCCCGGAGA CCGGAGGAGCCGTACCCCTACCCTTCTAGACCACCTCCTAGAGAGGACCCCCATACTACACGCCAGATGGAGTTCAG CAGTGGCCGTGcagtaccccctccccccagCGTCAGGGCTCAGGGGATGTACCCTGCACCCCGCTCCCTGTCTGCTGTGGTCCCAGAGGGGGATGACACCCTGATGCAGGCCATCCTAAACCTGGACAGAGG AAGGAAAGGCCCTGTCTCCCCTGAGAGCAGAcgtcccccctccccccacagcCGGTCCGGCTCCACCGTCAGTAGGAGTTACTCTCCTGACAGAGCCAAGGGTCTCCCCACCCCGCCCAGCAGAAAA
- the LOC124028030 gene encoding LOW QUALITY PROTEIN: zinc finger CCHC-type and RNA-binding motif-containing protein 1-like (The sequence of the model RefSeq protein was modified relative to this genomic sequence to represent the inferred CDS: deleted 1 base in 1 codon), whose amino-acid sequence MSGGLAPSRSTVYVSNLPFSLTNSDLHKLFTKYGKVVKVTIVKDKETRKSKGVAFVLFLDKESAQSCFRSLNNKQLFGRTVKASIAIDNGRATEFIRRRNYTDKSKCYECGDTGHLSYACPKNLLGEREPPKKKEKKKKKKVEEPDEVEEEESEEEGEDPALDSLSQAIAFQQARLEEEQHRRQQTAFVAEEAGQEASTSDDSKKPRIKKSVYFSDEEELSD is encoded by the exons ATGAGTGGTGGTTTGGCTCCCAGTAGAAGCACAGTCTATGTGTCCAACCTGCCCTTCTCTCTAACCAACAGTGATCTACACAAG CTTTTCACCAAATATGGAAAAGTTGTGAA GGTGACAATAGTCAAAGATAAAGAAACACGCAAAAGTAAAGGTGTGGCTTTTGTGCTCTTCCTGGACAAAGAGTCTGCACAGAGCTGCTTTAGATCACTCAACAATAAACAG TTGTTTGGAAGAACAGTGAAAGCGAGCATTGCAATCGACAACGGGCGAGCAACTGAATTTATCAGGAGGCGAAACTACACAGACAAGTCCAAATGTTATGAATGTGGG GATACAGGGCACTTAAGCTATGCATGCCCCAAAAACTTACTTGGTGAACGAGAA CCCCCGAAGaagaaagaaaagaagaagaagaaaaaggttGAAGAGCCTGATGAAGT agaagaggaggaaagtgaggaagagggagaggaccCTGCTCTTGACAGCTTAAGTCAAGCCATAGCATTCCAG CAAGCACGACTTGAGGAGGAGCAGCATAGGCGACAGCAGACGGCCTTTGTGGCTGAGGAGGCCGGTCAGGAGGCTTCCACATCAGACGACTCCAAGAAACCCAGGATCAAAAAGAGTGTCTACTTCAGTGACGAGGAAGAACTGAGCGACTGA